CATAAGTTGTGGCCGGAATGATGATTTGACTCAGACCCACAGGAACCGCCTCAAAATTAGCGACCCGATGACCGATGATGATGGTGAAGCGATCGCGATTTTCTGAATAGTTGAGGTAAGCCACGTAGGTTTTATTATCCACCGTATTTTCGAGACTAAAGAGGGTCTCAGACTCAGCATATTGAAGCCAA
This sequence is a window from Roseofilum reptotaenium CS-1145. Protein-coding genes within it:
- a CDS encoding GyrI-like domain-containing protein gives rise to the protein WLQYAESETLFSLENTVDNKTYVAYLNYSENRDRFTIIIGHRVANFEAVPVGLSQIIIPATTYAQFNITGNLDEAIPKTWEAIERSNLKRAYSTDLEVYDYQQENVAEIWASVN